In one window of Streptomyces griseus subsp. griseus DNA:
- a CDS encoding ABC transporter permease: protein MPEPQTPDEAISQAGAGGATDLAMEEGTTLERTPGGPEGSGPAGKPRSLWSDAWRDLRRNPVFIISALVILFLVVISIWPSLIASGDPLQANLDDAQKGSEPGHPFGFDPQGRDVYTRVVYGTRTSVTVGVCATLGVAVLGSVLGGLAGFFGGWWDSILSRLTDVFFGIPVILGGLVFLSVVTSSTVWPVVGFIVLLGWPQIARIARGSVITAKQNDYVQAARALGASNSRMLLRHITPNAIAPVIVVATIALGTYISLEATLSFLGVGLKDPAVSWGIDISAASNYIRNAPHMLLWPAGALAVTVLAFIMLGDAVRDALDPKLR, encoded by the coding sequence ATGCCTGAGCCGCAGACCCCGGACGAAGCGATCTCCCAGGCGGGCGCCGGCGGCGCGACGGACCTCGCCATGGAGGAGGGCACCACCCTGGAGAGGACCCCGGGCGGGCCCGAGGGCTCCGGACCGGCCGGAAAGCCGCGCAGCCTCTGGTCCGATGCCTGGCGCGACCTGCGGCGCAACCCGGTCTTCATCATCTCCGCGCTGGTCATCCTCTTCCTGGTGGTCATCTCGATCTGGCCCTCGCTCATCGCGAGCGGCGACCCCCTCCAGGCCAACCTGGACGACGCCCAGAAGGGCTCCGAGCCCGGCCACCCCTTCGGCTTCGACCCGCAGGGCCGCGACGTCTACACCCGGGTCGTGTACGGGACGCGTACGTCGGTCACCGTCGGCGTCTGCGCCACCCTCGGCGTCGCCGTCCTCGGCAGTGTGCTCGGGGGGCTCGCGGGCTTCTTCGGCGGCTGGTGGGACTCGATCCTCTCCCGCCTCACCGACGTCTTCTTCGGCATCCCCGTCATCCTGGGCGGCCTGGTCTTCCTCTCCGTCGTCACCAGCTCCACCGTCTGGCCCGTCGTCGGCTTCATCGTCCTGCTCGGCTGGCCGCAGATCGCCCGTATCGCCCGCGGCTCGGTGATCACCGCCAAACAGAACGACTACGTCCAGGCGGCCCGCGCGCTCGGCGCCTCCAACTCCCGGATGCTGCTGCGCCACATCACCCCGAACGCCATCGCGCCCGTCATCGTCGTGGCGACCATCGCGCTCGGCACGTACATCTCGCTGGAGGCGACGCTCTCCTTCCTCGGGGTCGGCCTGAAGGACCCGGCCGTCTCCTGGGGCATCGACATCTCCGCAGCCTCCAACTACATCCGCAACGCCCCGCACATGCTGCTCTGGCCCGCCGGAGCGCTGGCGGTCACCGTGCTCGCGTTCATCATGCTCGGCGACGCGGTGCGCGACGCCCTCGACCCCAAGCTGCGCTGA
- a CDS encoding ABC transporter ATP-binding protein translates to MTTMEKTANVPAPRGEEDHQGPLLEVRDLHVEFHTREGVAKAVNGVNYTVDAGETLAVLGESGSGKSVTAQAIMGILDMPPGRIPQGEILFRGKDMLTMAEEERRKIRGRKVAMIFQDALSSLNPVLTVGYQLGEMFRVHLGMSKKDAKLKAIELMDRVRIPAAKERVDDYPHQFSGGMRQRIMIAMALALEPDLIIADEPTTALDVTVQAQVMDLLAELQREYNMGLILITHDLGVVADVADKIAVMYAGRIVETAPVHELYSRPSHPYTRGLLDSIPRLDQKGQELYAIKGLPPNLTRIPSGCAFNPRCPKAEDICRTDVPPLHPVTERDGTDLPGRGSACHFWKETIHG, encoded by the coding sequence GTGACCACCATGGAAAAAACCGCGAACGTCCCCGCCCCTCGCGGCGAGGAGGACCACCAGGGCCCGCTGCTCGAAGTCCGGGACCTGCACGTCGAGTTCCACACCCGCGAGGGCGTCGCCAAGGCCGTCAACGGTGTCAACTACACCGTCGACGCCGGTGAGACGCTGGCCGTGCTCGGCGAGTCCGGCTCCGGCAAGTCCGTGACCGCCCAGGCGATCATGGGCATCCTCGACATGCCGCCGGGCCGCATCCCGCAGGGGGAGATCCTCTTCCGCGGCAAGGACATGCTCACCATGGCCGAGGAGGAGCGCCGCAAGATCCGGGGCCGCAAGGTCGCGATGATCTTCCAGGACGCCCTCTCCTCGCTCAACCCGGTGCTGACCGTGGGCTACCAGCTCGGCGAGATGTTCCGCGTCCACCTGGGCATGTCCAAGAAGGACGCCAAGCTCAAGGCCATCGAACTGATGGACCGGGTGCGCATTCCGGCGGCCAAGGAGCGGGTCGACGACTACCCGCACCAGTTCTCCGGCGGTATGCGCCAGCGCATCATGATCGCGATGGCGCTCGCCCTGGAGCCCGACCTGATCATCGCGGACGAGCCGACCACCGCCCTGGACGTCACCGTGCAGGCCCAGGTCATGGACCTGCTCGCGGAGCTCCAGCGCGAGTACAACATGGGGCTCATCCTGATCACCCACGACCTCGGTGTGGTCGCCGACGTCGCGGACAAGATCGCGGTGATGTACGCGGGCCGGATCGTGGAGACCGCTCCGGTGCACGAGCTCTACAGCCGCCCGTCGCACCCGTACACCCGCGGTCTCCTCGACTCGATCCCGCGTCTGGACCAGAAGGGCCAGGAGCTCTACGCGATCAAGGGCCTGCCGCCCAACCTGACGCGTATCCCCTCGGGCTGCGCGTTCAACCCCCGCTGCCCCAAGGCCGAGGACATCTGCCGTACGGATGTCCCCCCGCTGCACCCGGTCACCGAGCGCGACGGCACCGACCTGCCGGGCCGCGGAAGCGCGTGCCACTTCTGGAAGGAGACGATCCATGGCTGA
- a CDS encoding ABC transporter ATP-binding protein — translation MAELDKESVDATPNVTEVETVDVATEEEAVAAIEAPVERGEPILQVRNLVKHFPLTQGILFKKQIGAVKAVDGISFDLFQGETLGIVGESGCGKSTVAKLLMMLEKATAGEVFYKGQDITRLSGRALKAVRRNIQMVFQDPYTSLNPRMTVGDIIGEPFEIHPEVAPKGDRRRKVQELLDVVGLNPEYINRYPHQFSGGQRQRIGIARGLALNPEIIICDEPVSALDVSVQAQVINLMEKLQDEFNLSYLFIAHDLSIVRHISDRVGVMYLGKMAEIGTDTQIYDHPTHPYTQALLSAVPVPDPSAREGRERIILTGDVPSPANPPSGCRFRTRCWKAEERCATETPLLAIPERFAASGGPAAHESACHFAEEKDVVHAA, via the coding sequence ATGGCTGAGCTCGACAAGGAGTCCGTGGACGCCACCCCTAACGTCACCGAGGTGGAGACGGTCGACGTCGCCACCGAAGAGGAGGCGGTCGCCGCCATCGAGGCGCCGGTGGAGCGGGGCGAGCCGATCCTCCAGGTGCGCAACCTGGTCAAGCACTTCCCGCTGACCCAGGGCATCCTCTTCAAGAAGCAGATCGGCGCGGTCAAGGCCGTGGACGGGATCTCCTTCGATCTCTTCCAGGGCGAGACGCTCGGCATCGTGGGCGAGTCCGGCTGTGGCAAGTCCACCGTCGCCAAGCTGCTCATGATGCTGGAGAAGGCCACCGCCGGCGAGGTCTTCTACAAGGGCCAGGACATCACCAGGCTGTCCGGGCGCGCGCTGAAGGCGGTGCGTCGCAACATCCAGATGGTGTTCCAGGACCCGTACACCTCGCTGAACCCGCGCATGACGGTCGGCGACATCATCGGGGAGCCGTTCGAGATCCACCCCGAGGTGGCTCCGAAGGGCGACCGGCGGCGGAAGGTCCAGGAGCTCCTGGACGTCGTCGGCCTGAACCCGGAGTACATCAACCGCTACCCGCACCAGTTCTCCGGCGGCCAGCGCCAGCGCATCGGCATCGCCCGCGGCCTCGCGCTCAACCCGGAGATCATCATCTGCGACGAGCCGGTCTCGGCGCTGGACGTGTCGGTGCAGGCGCAGGTCATCAACCTGATGGAGAAGCTCCAGGACGAGTTCAACCTCTCCTACCTCTTCATCGCGCACGACCTGTCCATCGTCCGGCACATCTCGGACCGGGTCGGCGTCATGTACCTCGGCAAGATGGCCGAGATCGGTACGGACACGCAGATCTACGACCACCCGACGCACCCGTACACCCAGGCGCTGCTCTCCGCGGTGCCGGTGCCCGACCCCTCCGCGCGTGAGGGCCGCGAGCGGATCATCCTCACCGGTGACGTTCCGTCACCGGCGAATCCGCCCTCGGGCTGCCGCTTCCGCACCCGGTGCTGGAAGGCGGAGGAGCGCTGCGCCACCGAGACGCCGCTGCTGGCGATCCCCGAGCGCTTCGCCGCCTCGGGCGGCCCGGCCGCGCACGAGTCGGCGTGCCACTTCGCCGAGGAGAAGGACGTCGTTCACGCGGCGTAA
- a CDS encoding peptide ABC transporter substrate-binding protein yields MRGATQARWAACAVAVALAATACGGGGDDSGGSGADGIVSSSWGDPQNPLEPANTNEVQGGKVLDMVFRGLIRYDPKTGEAQNMLAESIDSDDAQNFTVKIKDGWTFSNGEKVTAKSFVDAWNYGAALKNNQKNAYFFQYIDGYDKVHPESGSASAETLSGLKVVDDLTFTAKLSQKFSLWPDTLGYAAFAPLPKAFYDDHDAWLSKPIGNGPYTVQSYAKGSSMNLRRWDDYPGDDKAKNGGVDLKVFTDNNTAYTSLTSGNLDLVDDVPASQLRNVEQDLGDRYINTPAGIIQTLAFPFYDKKWDTDDARKVRQGLSMAINRPQITDQIFQKTRTPATDWTSPVLGEDGGFKKGLCGKECTYNKAEAKKLIDEGGGIPGGQLKISYNADTGSHKEWVDAVCNSINNVMGNNQACVGGAIGTFADFRSQVSTQKLTGPWRAGWQMDYPLIQNFLQPLYYANASSNDGKWTNKDFDGLVDKANAETDKAKAITTFQDAEKVLVEQMPAIPLWYQNGSAGYSDRIENVELNPFSVPVYTEITVK; encoded by the coding sequence ATGCGCGGAGCCACACAGGCCAGGTGGGCCGCATGTGCGGTGGCCGTCGCCCTGGCAGCGACGGCCTGCGGCGGCGGAGGCGATGACAGCGGCGGCAGCGGCGCCGACGGGATCGTCAGCTCCTCCTGGGGCGACCCGCAGAACCCGCTGGAGCCCGCGAACACCAACGAGGTGCAGGGCGGCAAGGTCCTCGACATGGTCTTCCGGGGACTCATCCGGTACGACCCCAAGACCGGCGAGGCGCAGAACATGCTCGCCGAGTCCATCGACTCGGACGACGCCCAGAACTTCACGGTCAAGATCAAGGACGGCTGGACCTTCTCCAACGGCGAGAAGGTGACCGCCAAGTCCTTCGTGGACGCCTGGAACTACGGCGCGGCGCTGAAGAACAACCAGAAGAACGCCTACTTCTTCCAGTACATCGACGGGTACGACAAGGTCCACCCCGAGTCCGGCTCGGCCTCCGCCGAGACCCTCTCCGGCCTCAAGGTCGTCGACGACCTGACCTTCACCGCCAAGCTCAGCCAGAAGTTCTCCCTCTGGCCCGACACCCTCGGCTACGCGGCCTTCGCCCCGCTGCCCAAGGCGTTCTACGACGACCACGACGCCTGGCTCTCCAAGCCCATCGGCAACGGCCCGTACACCGTCCAGTCGTACGCCAAGGGCTCCTCGATGAACCTGCGCCGCTGGGACGACTACCCGGGCGACGACAAGGCGAAGAACGGCGGCGTCGACCTCAAGGTCTTCACCGACAACAACACCGCCTACACCTCCCTGACCTCGGGCAATCTCGACCTCGTCGACGACGTGCCCGCCTCCCAGCTCAGGAACGTGGAGCAGGACCTCGGCGACCGGTACATCAACACCCCCGCCGGCATCATCCAGACCCTCGCCTTCCCGTTCTACGACAAGAAGTGGGACACCGACGACGCCCGCAAGGTCCGCCAGGGGCTCTCCATGGCGATCAACCGGCCGCAGATCACCGACCAGATCTTCCAGAAGACCCGCACCCCCGCGACCGACTGGACCTCCCCGGTCCTCGGCGAGGACGGCGGCTTCAAGAAGGGGCTCTGCGGCAAGGAGTGCACGTACAACAAGGCCGAGGCCAAGAAGCTGATCGACGAGGGCGGCGGCATCCCCGGCGGCCAGCTGAAGATCTCGTACAACGCGGACACCGGCTCCCACAAGGAGTGGGTCGACGCCGTCTGCAACAGCATCAACAACGTCATGGGCAACAACCAGGCCTGCGTCGGCGGCGCGATCGGCACCTTCGCCGACTTCCGCAGCCAGGTCTCCACCCAGAAGCTGACGGGTCCCTGGCGCGCGGGCTGGCAGATGGACTACCCGCTGATCCAGAACTTCCTCCAGCCGCTCTACTACGCCAACGCCTCGTCCAACGACGGCAAGTGGACCAACAAGGACTTCGACGGCCTGGTCGACAAGGCGAACGCCGAGACCGACAAGGCGAAGGCCATCACCACCTTCCAGGACGCCGAGAAGGTGCTCGTGGAGCAGATGCCGGCCATCCCGCTCTGGTACCAGAACGGCAGCGCGGGCTACTCGGACCGGATCGAGAACGTGGAGCTGAACCCGTTCAGCGTCCCGGTCTACACGGAGATCACGGTCAAGTGA
- a CDS encoding ABC transporter permease: MPDATKTSATPESAEEAKAASAQGTAPVKELAKPRSLLQDAVRDLVRRPLFLIPGGIILVLVAMAAFPSLFASADPQLCELGRSLQKPSADAWFGYDARGCDVYARTIYGTRTSITVGVLATLGSALIALIFGLVAGFYGRWVDAIISRGIDIVMGIPFLVGAIVILNSFRDDDGFRIGGIWGVLTALTVLGWMSMARIMRSTAMQTKQSDYVTAARSLGASTGRLMFRHVLPNALTPLIVLATISLGVIISAEATLSFLGVGIQEPTISWGVMINQSLGRIRESLHPLLFPAGFVSITVLAFIMLGDAVRDALDPKLR; encoded by the coding sequence ATGCCTGACGCAACCAAGACCTCCGCCACCCCGGAGTCCGCCGAGGAGGCCAAGGCCGCATCGGCGCAGGGCACGGCTCCCGTCAAGGAGCTGGCCAAGCCGCGCAGCCTCCTCCAGGACGCGGTGCGCGACCTCGTTCGCCGACCGCTCTTCCTGATCCCCGGCGGCATCATCCTGGTGCTGGTCGCCATGGCCGCCTTCCCGTCGCTGTTCGCCAGCGCCGACCCGCAACTGTGCGAGCTGGGCCGGTCGTTGCAGAAGCCCAGCGCCGACGCCTGGTTCGGTTACGACGCCCGTGGCTGCGACGTCTACGCCCGCACCATCTACGGCACCCGGACCTCGATCACCGTCGGTGTCCTCGCCACCCTGGGATCGGCCCTCATCGCCCTGATCTTCGGCCTCGTCGCCGGGTTCTACGGCCGGTGGGTCGACGCGATCATCTCCCGCGGCATCGACATCGTCATGGGCATCCCGTTCCTGGTCGGCGCCATCGTCATCCTCAACAGCTTCCGCGACGACGACGGCTTCCGTATCGGCGGCATCTGGGGTGTGCTCACCGCACTCACCGTGCTCGGCTGGATGAGCATGGCCCGCATCATGCGGTCCACCGCCATGCAGACCAAGCAGTCCGACTACGTGACCGCGGCCCGCTCGCTCGGCGCCTCCACCGGCCGGCTGATGTTCCGGCACGTGCTGCCGAACGCACTGACCCCGCTGATCGTGCTCGCGACCATCTCGCTCGGTGTGATCATCTCGGCCGAGGCGACGCTCAGCTTCCTCGGTGTCGGTATCCAGGAGCCGACCATCTCCTGGGGCGTCATGATCAATCAGTCCCTGGGGCGGATCCGCGAGTCGCTGCACCCGCTGCTCTTCCCGGCCGGCTTCGTCAGCATCACCGTGCTGGCGTTCATCATGCTCGGCGACGCGGTCCGCGACGCCCTCGATCCCAAGCTGCGCTGA
- a CDS encoding ABC transporter permease translates to MGRYVIRRLLQMIPVFFGTTLLIFLMVNVMGDPIAGLCGDRQCDPATAAQLRSEFGLDKPVWQQYLTYMGNLFTGDFGTAFNGQKVTELMATAFPITIRLTIVAIVFEVVIGISLGVVTGLRRGRPVDTTVLILTLVVIAVPTFVTGLLLQLLLGVKWGIIKPSVSSDPTIDELLVPGLVLASVSLAYVTRLTRTSIAENARADYVRTAIAKGLPRRRVVVRHLLRNSLIPVVTFIGTDVGALMGGAIVTERIFNIHGVGYQLYQGILRQNSQTVVGFVTILVLVFLAANLIVDLLYAVLDPRIRYA, encoded by the coding sequence ATGGGACGTTATGTGATCCGGCGGCTGCTGCAGATGATCCCCGTCTTCTTCGGCACCACGCTGCTGATCTTCCTCATGGTGAACGTGATGGGCGACCCCATCGCGGGCCTCTGCGGCGACCGCCAGTGCGATCCGGCCACCGCCGCCCAGCTGCGCTCCGAGTTCGGCCTCGACAAGCCGGTCTGGCAGCAATACCTGACGTACATGGGGAACCTCTTCACCGGCGACTTCGGCACCGCGTTCAACGGGCAGAAGGTCACCGAGCTGATGGCCACCGCCTTCCCCATCACGATCCGGCTCACCATCGTCGCGATCGTCTTCGAGGTCGTCATCGGCATCAGCCTCGGCGTCGTCACCGGCCTGCGGCGCGGCCGCCCCGTCGACACCACGGTCCTCATCCTGACCCTGGTCGTCATCGCCGTCCCGACCTTCGTCACCGGCCTGCTGCTCCAGCTCCTGCTGGGCGTCAAGTGGGGCATCATCAAGCCCTCGGTCTCCTCGGACCCCACCATCGACGAACTCCTCGTCCCCGGCCTGGTCCTCGCCTCGGTCTCGCTCGCCTACGTCACCCGGCTCACCCGGACCTCGATCGCCGAGAACGCCCGCGCCGACTACGTACGCACCGCCATCGCCAAGGGCCTGCCCCGGCGCCGGGTCGTCGTCCGGCATCTGCTGCGCAACTCCCTGATCCCCGTCGTCACCTTCATCGGTACGGACGTGGGCGCCCTGATGGGCGGGGCCATCGTCACCGAACGGATCTTCAACATCCACGGGGTCGGCTACCAGCTCTACCAGGGCATCCTGCGCCAGAACTCCCAGACCGTGGTCGGGTTCGTCACCATCCTGGTCCTCGTCTTCCTGGCGGCCAACCTGATCGTCGACCTCCTGTACGCCGTACTCGACCCGAGGATCCGCTATGCCTGA